One region of Solanum pennellii chromosome 6, SPENNV200 genomic DNA includes:
- the LOC107023019 gene encoding zinc finger protein ZAT3-like, giving the protein MENHPFTSNSHCYHPFSNNFHEETPILPVHQSVDNFHSNPKRKRSKFVKIGGDAAAAASSSSGISKPKITKKPPDPTAPKITRPCTECGKKFWSWKALFGHMRCHPERQWRGINPPPNIRPRHDVKSRDFVETSPRKNPKSVFDAIVTEEDQEIASCLLQLAGGSSELPDNENENENFGVVTSEDQHCSSSSGGGGGKDFRFECSGCKKVFGSHQALGGHRASHKNVKGCFASGTSGLTQAVNNNLDLNFPPSVTCHHEDHHDSYSSGSPLDLRLKL; this is encoded by the coding sequence ATGGAAAATCATCCTTTCACTAGTAATTCCCATTGTTATCATCCTTTTTCTAACAATTTCCACGAAGAAACACCTATATTACCTGTTCATCAATCAGTCGATAATTTTCACAGTAatccaaaaaggaaaagaagtaaatttgttaaaattggTGGTGACgctgctgctgctgcttcttcttcttctggtATAAGTAAGCCTAAAATTACCAAAAAGCCACCAGACCCAACTGCGCCCAAAATTACTCGGCCTTGTACGGAATGCGGGAAAAAGTTTTGGTCATGGAAGGCGCTTTTTGGTCATATGCGTTGTCATCCTGAACGACAATGGCGTGGTATTAATCCCCCTCCTAATATTAGGCCGCGGCACGATGTTAAATCTCGTGATTTTGTTGAGACTAGTCCTAGAAAAAACCCCAAATCGGTTTTTGATGCGATTGTGACCGAGGAGGATCAGGAGATCGCCTCGTGCTTGTTGCAATTGGCTGGTGGATCATCAGAATTACCagataatgaaaatgaaaatgaaaattttggtgTTGTTACATCAGAAGATCAACATTGTTCCTCTTCTTCAGGCGGAGGAGGAGGGAAGGATTTTCGATTCGAGTGTTCGGGTTGCAAGAAGGTTTTTGGATCACATCAGGCATTAGGTGGACACAGAGCGAGTCATAAAAACGTGAAGGGTTGTTTTGCTTCAGGTACTTCAGGATTAACACAAGCTGTTAATAATAATTTGGATCTAAATTTTCCTCCTTCAGTTACATGTCATCATGAAGATCACCATGATTCTTATTCCTCCGGTTCACCCTTGGATTTGAGGTTGAAGCTAtaa
- the LOC107021147 gene encoding transcription factor VIP1-like: MDPTFAGKPIQAQFYSGQTDLEQMADTPTRGARHRRAQSETFFRFPSFDDDMLLDDVVSDFSLDVQAPTLMQPANSPDSSSTGPALSAGPSDYPKPLAHYRSLSVDADFFDGLDFGGVPTDKKLMGSEPRHRHSNSMDGSFDTSSFESESISVKKAMAPDRLAELSLIDPKRAKRILANRQSAARSKERKTRYTSELERKVQTLQTEATTLSAQITVLQRDTSGLNAENKELKFRLQALEQQAHLRDALNDTLREELQRLKIEAGQLPSANGNRGMRPHLPPQPQSFVRCGNLHAQHQQPHIPPSPASNQTVPEQSQNSFFNFNRA; the protein is encoded by the exons ATGGACCCTACGTTCGCCGGAAAGCCCATTCAGGCCCAATTTTATTCCGGTCAAACTGACCTCGAACAGATGGCGGATACTCCAACCCGCGGGGCACGCCACCGCCGTGCACAATCCGAAACCTTTTTCCGTTTTCCCAGTTTTGATGATGATATGCTTTTAGACGACGTCGTTTCTGACTTCAGTCTCGATGTTCAGGCTCCGACCCTCATGCAGCCGGCTAATTCGCCTGATTCTTCGTCTACTGGACCAGCGTTGTCGGCTGGACCTTCCGATTACCCTAAGCCGCTGGCTCACTACCGTAGTCTATCTGTTGATGCTGATTTTTTCGATGGACTGGATTTTGGTGGTGTGCCGACGGATAAGAAACTGATGGGTTCTGAGCCACGTCATAGGCATAGCAATTCTATGGATGGGTCTTTTGATACGTCGTCGTTTGAGTCTGAATCGATTTCTGTTAAGAAGGCTATGGCTCCTGATAGGCTTGCTGAGCTGTCCTTGATTGATCCCAAAAGAGCTAAAAG GATCCTAGCAAACAGACAATCTGCTGCACGTTCCAAGGAGCGAAAAACTCGTTACACTAGTGAGCTAGAGAGGAAAGTGCAGACTCTGCAGACTGAAGCCACTACTCTATCTGCTCAGATCACAGTTCTACAG AGAGACACTTCTGGACTAAATGCTGAAAACAAAGAACTGAAATTTCGGTTGCAAGCTTTGGAACAACAAGCACACCTTAGAGATG CTCTAAATGATACGTTGAGGGAAGAACTGCAGCGGCTTAAGATTGAAGCAGGCCAACTTCCATCTGCAAATGGAAACAGAGGAATGCGTCCTCATTTACCTCCCCAACCACAGTCCTTCGTTCGATGCGGTAATCTCCATGCACAACACCAGCAGCCACACATTCCCCCTTCACCTGCAAGTAACCAAACTGTCCCCGAGCAATCTCAAAATAGCTTCTTCAACTTCAACAGGGCTTGA